The following proteins are co-located in the Billgrantia tianxiuensis genome:
- a CDS encoding c-type cytochrome, whose translation MPRYGRTSPWRRAPAIVVVGVALAALPAWGEEGPAAGLPLEEQVTICASCHGEDGNSSTSGVPSLAGQPPLAIVNQLIYFRERLRRDEIMTPQAQGLSDAEIQALAAYYAERPVKTPETEPEPELMERGRVLARQHRCASCHRSDFSGQEQMPRLAHQREDYLAQAMLAYRERSRGGPDTTMIDIMRGIDEEEINALAHFLAHYGPVEE comes from the coding sequence ATGCCCCGTTATGGACGCACGTCGCCATGGCGGCGTGCCCCTGCCATCGTTGTGGTAGGGGTCGCTCTAGCGGCACTGCCGGCCTGGGGGGAGGAAGGGCCGGCAGCGGGCCTGCCGCTGGAGGAGCAAGTCACGATATGTGCCAGTTGCCATGGCGAGGACGGCAATTCCAGCACGTCGGGCGTTCCGTCGCTCGCCGGTCAGCCGCCTCTCGCCATCGTCAATCAACTGATCTATTTTCGCGAACGCTTGAGGCGGGATGAGATCATGACGCCCCAGGCCCAAGGGCTTTCAGACGCTGAGATCCAGGCCTTGGCGGCTTACTACGCCGAGCGTCCCGTGAAGACACCCGAGACCGAACCGGAGCCGGAACTGATGGAGCGAGGGCGCGTGCTGGCGCGTCAGCATCGCTGCGCCAGCTGTCATCGCTCCGACTTTTCCGGACAGGAGCAGATGCCTCGCCTGGCACATCAGCGCGAGGACTATCTCGCTCAGGCCATGCTGGCCTATCGAGAGCGCAGCCGTGGCGGCCCGGATACCACCATGATCGATATCATGCGCGGCATCGACGAGGAGGAAATCAATGCCCTGGCACACTTCCTCGCTCACTATGGGCCTGTCGAGGAGTAA
- the trpC gene encoding indole-3-glycerol phosphate synthase TrpC, protein MSPTKDAPTILTRILARKDEEVAERSRAVSEAELLELAQRQSAPRGFIAALDRRIAEGDPAVIAEIKKASPSKGIIREDFRPAEIAASYAAGGAACLSVLTDADFFQGHEDFLIAAREACDLPVIRKDFIVHGYQVSEARAIGADCILLIVAALDDTQMADLYQQATALGMDVLVEVHDALELERALKLGIGLVGINNRNLHTFETRLETTLELLPRIPAEVTVVTESGIHTQADVLRMREHDVHGFLVGEAFMREQEPGEALRRLFY, encoded by the coding sequence ATGAGCCCAACCAAGGACGCCCCGACCATTCTCACCCGCATCCTGGCCCGCAAGGACGAAGAAGTGGCCGAGCGCAGCCGCGCCGTGTCCGAAGCCGAGCTGCTGGAGCTGGCCCAGCGCCAGAGCGCCCCGCGCGGTTTCATCGCCGCCCTGGACCGGCGCATCGCCGAGGGCGACCCGGCGGTGATTGCCGAGATCAAGAAGGCCTCGCCCTCCAAGGGCATCATTCGCGAAGACTTCCGCCCCGCCGAGATCGCCGCGAGTTACGCCGCCGGTGGTGCCGCCTGCCTCTCGGTGCTGACCGACGCTGACTTCTTCCAGGGACACGAGGACTTCCTCATCGCGGCCCGCGAGGCGTGCGATCTACCGGTCATCCGCAAGGACTTCATCGTGCACGGCTATCAGGTCAGCGAGGCACGCGCCATCGGTGCCGATTGCATTTTGCTGATCGTCGCCGCACTGGACGACACCCAGATGGCCGACCTCTACCAGCAGGCAACGGCGCTGGGTATGGACGTGCTGGTCGAGGTGCATGACGCGCTGGAACTCGAGCGCGCGCTCAAGCTCGGCATCGGCCTGGTGGGCATCAACAACCGCAACCTGCACACCTTTGAGACTCGCCTGGAAACTACCCTGGAGCTGCTGCCGCGGATTCCCGCCGAGGTGACCGTGGTGACGGAATCCGGCATCCATACCCAGGCCGACGTGCTGCGCATGCGCGAGCACGACGTGCATGGCTTCCTGGTCGGCGAAGCTTTCATGCGCGAGCAGGAGCCGGGCGAAGCGCTGCGGCGGCTGTTCTACTGA
- a CDS encoding 4'-phosphopantetheinyl transferase family protein: MDTSPSFIGPFTSDWPWDSPLPDIRLVATRFDSALFDEQAGAAPPSDCHGVTLPSRLHGAIAKRRAEYVAGRLCAQRALWLLDGRDACPGMNDDRSPRWPVDCVGALTHNDGWAAALVAHRQAYLGLGLDAERLLGTEEAQRLARRVLAPGEATRLEQLDPSNVGLMVGATFSLKESLFKALYPLVGRMFHFQSAELVAWHGIGSVRLRLLEDLGKGWMAGREVTGMVCLDNGRILSLVALPATGAGAGHRTSA, encoded by the coding sequence ATGGACACGTCTCCTTCCTTTATCGGCCCCTTTACCAGCGACTGGCCCTGGGATTCACCCCTGCCGGATATCCGTCTGGTCGCGACTCGCTTCGACTCTGCTCTTTTCGATGAGCAGGCAGGCGCAGCTCCCCCTTCAGACTGTCATGGCGTCACCCTTCCGTCCCGCCTGCATGGAGCCATTGCCAAGCGGCGGGCAGAGTATGTCGCCGGACGCCTTTGCGCCCAGCGTGCACTGTGGCTGCTGGACGGTCGGGATGCCTGCCCGGGCATGAACGATGATCGCTCCCCCCGCTGGCCCGTGGATTGCGTTGGCGCCCTCACCCATAACGACGGCTGGGCCGCGGCCCTGGTCGCCCACCGGCAGGCCTATCTAGGGCTCGGGCTGGACGCCGAGCGGCTGCTTGGCACCGAGGAGGCCCAGCGACTGGCCAGAAGAGTGCTTGCACCGGGGGAGGCAACTCGACTGGAGCAGTTGGACCCGTCGAACGTAGGGCTAATGGTCGGCGCGACTTTTTCCCTCAAGGAAAGCTTGTTCAAGGCCCTCTACCCTCTGGTGGGCCGCATGTTTCACTTTCAGTCCGCCGAGCTGGTGGCCTGGCACGGCATCGGCTCCGTACGCTTGCGCCTGCTGGAGGACTTGGGCAAAGGTTGGATGGCTGGCCGGGAGGTGACAGGCATGGTCTGCCTGGACAACGGCAGGATTCTGAGTCTGGTGGCACTACCAGCCACTGGTGCGGGAGCGGGACACAGGACATCCGCCTGA